Genomic segment of Truepera radiovictrix DSM 17093:
TGAGGAGCCTCGACAAGCTCGCCGAAAGCGTCGCGGTCTAGCCCCCTCTTGAGCCCCCGCGGCGGGCGCGCCCGTTTTGGGCTCACGGGTGTGAGGGCGGCGCAGCAGGTGACGCTAAAGCCGCCCTCTCGGCCGAACGCCGGGGTGGCGTTAGCCGACCCATTGACGCGCGCTCACGAGAGGGTGAGAATAGAGGCTCGAGCGCCCGCGCTCGAGCACCGCAACCGAGGGATCCGGCCCGAAACCCCGAGCCCACACCTACCCACCACACGGAGCGCCCGACCGAAGCGCCCCGCTTGCACGGGCTCGGTCAGAGGTTGCAGCGGCCCGCTTTCATCTAATCGGGCGCCCCTGCCGGCCAGCGCACGGCCACGATGACCCTGCTGGACTGATGAGAAGGGCGGGAAACCGCGCTTCTGCAGCTTTCGAGGAGGGCCTTTTGTCTTACCTGCAACCCGACTACACCCCCCGCGTCTCCATCGAACTCGTCGCCCGCAGCCTCGAAGGCTTGGCCGCAGAGCTCGAGACCATCCGGGCGCGCTTTCCCTTCGTGGACACCGTCAACATCCCCGACCTCACGCGCTTCGCGCTGCGCAGCACGGACGCCTGCGCGGCGGCCCAGCGGTGCGTGCGCCGCGCCATCCCGCACCTGCGGGCGGTCGCCACCGACCTCAAAGACCTCAGGCCCCTCCTGAGGCACCTCGACGAGGCCGAGCTCCACGAGGTGTTGGTGGTCGCGGGCGACCCCCCGGCCGACATGCGCTACGCGGTCTACCCCACGTCTAGCGTGCAGCTCATCCGAGCGATCAAGGCGGCGCTACCGCACGTCACGGTCTACGCCGCCCTCGACCCCTACCGCCAGTCGTTCGTCAGAGAACGTGACTACGCGCTTGAAAAGCTCGAGGCCGGCGCGAGCGGCCTCTTTACCCAACCCTTTTTCGACCTCAGGCTCATGCACGTCTACCGCGAGCTGCTCCCCGGCGTCACCCTCTACTGGGGCGTGACGACGGTGACCACGGCGCGCTCGCTGGGGTACTGGCAGACCCGCAACCGCGCGATCTTCCCCGCCGACTTCGCGCCGACGCTCGCCTGGAGCCGCGACTTCGCGGCGCGGGCGCTCGAGTTTGCGCGGCAGACCCGCAGCAACCTCTACTTCATGCCGATTAAAAGCCGTTTGGAGGACTTTTTGGGGGGCGTGCTGACGCCGCAGCGCCTGGGCGTGGGGGCGGTATGAAGCGCAAGGCCTCCGCAGCCGCCTTACAAGAGGCCCTCAAACGCCGCGTCCTGGTCTTAGACGGCGCCATGGGGACGATGATCCAGCGCCACAATCTTACGGAAGCCGACTTTCGCGGCGCGCGCTTTCGGAACCACGACCGGCCCCTGAGGGGCGCCAACGACCTTCTGACGCTGACGCAGCCCGAGCTGATCGAGGGGATTCACCGCGCTTACCTCGAGGCCGGCGCCGACATCATCGAGACGAACACCTTTAGCGCCACCCGGGTCGGTATGAGCGAGTACGGCGTCGACGAGGTCCTCTATGAGCTCAACGTCCAGGCCGCCCGCCTCGCCCGCCGCGCCGCCGACGCTCTTTCCACGCCCGACAAACCGCGCTTCGTCGCCGGGGCCTTGGGGCCGACGAACCGCACCGCGAGCATGTCGCCGGACGTCAACAACCCCGGCTTCCGGGCGGTCGACTTCGACACCCTGGTCGCGAGCTACTACGAGCAGGTGCGCGGACTTTTAGAGGGCGGCGCCGACATCATCTTGATCGAGACGGTGTTCGACACGCTCAACTGCAAAGCGGCGCTCTTTGCTGCCGAATCAGTTTTTGAGGACGTCGGCGTGCAGCTCCCGCTGATGGTCTCGGGGACCATCACCGACGCTTCGGGGCGGACGCTCTCAGGGCAGACCTTAGAGGCGTTTTTGATCTCCGTCTCGCACGCGCCGCTCTTGTCCGTGGGCCTCAACTGCGCGCTCGGGCCCAAGGAGCTGGGGCCTTACGTCGCCGAGCTCTCGCGGCTGACGGGGCTTTACACCAGCGTCTACCCCAACGCCGGGCTGCCGAACGCCTTCGGCGGCTACGACGAGACGCCCGCGTCGATGCAGCGGACTATGGCGGCGTGGCTCAACGAGGGCTGGGTCAACCTCATCGGCGGCTGCTGCGGCACCACGCCCGAGCACATCGCGGCGTTCGCCGAGGCCGCCGCCGGGGTGCCGCCGCGCGTGCCGCCCGAGCTGCCCCCCCTGAGCGCGTTCGCCGGGCTCGAGCCGCTCGTGCTGCGCAGTGACAGCAACTTCGTCAACGTCGGCGAGCGCACCAACGTCACCGGCTCGAAGAAGTTTTTGCGCCTGATTCGCGAGGAACGCTTCGACGAGGCGCTCTCGGTGGCGCGCGAGCAGGTCGAGGGCGGCGCGCAGATCATCGACGTCAACATGGACGAGGCGATGCTCGACGCGGAGCGCGCGATGGTGCGCTTTCTCAACCTCGTCGCCGCCGAACCCGACATCGCCCGCGTCCCGGTGATGCTCGACGCGTCGAAGTTCGAGGTTCTGGAGTCGGGCCTCAAACGCCTGCAGGGCAAGGGCATCGTCAACTCGCTCTCGCTTAAAGAGGGCGAGGCGGTCTTTCGCGAACAGGCGGCGCGGGTCCGGCGCTACGGCGCGGCGGTCGTGGTGATGGCCTTTGACGAGCGGGGCCAAGCGGACACCTTCGAGAGGCGCATCGAGATCTGCGCGCGGGCCTACCGCATCCTGGTCCACGAGGTGGGCTTCCCCCCCCAGGACATCATCTTCGACCCCAACATCTTCCCCGTCGCCACCGGCATCGAGGGGCACAACCGCTACGCGCTGGACTTTTTCCGCGCGACCCGCTGGATCAAAGAGCACCTGCCGGGGGCGCTCGTCTCGGGCGGGGTGTCTAACGTCTCGTTCTCTTTTCGGGGCAACACCCGGGTGCGCGAGGCGATGCACGCGGCTTTTCTCTACCACGCGCGGCAGGCGGGGATGGATATGGGCATCGTCAACCCGGCCATGCTGGAGGTCTACGAACAGATCCCCAAAGACCTCCTAGAGCACGTCGAGGACGTTCTCTTGGACCGCCGCCCGGACGCCACCGAACGGCTTTTGGCCTTCGCCGCGTCGGTCAAGGGGGGTGACCAAAAGGGGGCCAAGGACGAGGCGTGGCGGGCGCAGGGGGTCGAGAAGCGGCTCGAGCACGCGCTCGTCAAGGGCGTCACGGACTTTATCGAAGCCGACACCGAGGAGGCGCGGCAGCGTCTCGGGAGCCCCCTAGCGGTCATCGAGGGGCCTCTCATGGCCGGGATGAACGTCGTCGGCGACCTTTTCGGGAGCGGCAAGATGTTTTTGCCGCAAGTCGTCAAGAGCGCGCGGGTGATGAAGCGGGCGGTGGCGTACTTAACGCCTTACCTGGAGGCCGAAAAGGCTGGCGAGAGAACGAGCGCCGGCAAGGTCCTGCTCGCGACCGTCAAGGGCGACGTGCACGACATCGGCAAAAACATCGTCGGGGTGGTTCTGGCCTGCAACGGCTTCGAGGTTCTGGACCTCGGGGTGATGGTGCCCACCGAGAAAATCCTAGAGACGGCCGAAAGGGAAAACGTCGACGTCATCGGGCTCTCGGGGCTCATCACGCCGTCGCTCGACGAGATGGTGGAGGTCGCGCGCGCCTTGGAGCGCCGCGGCAGCCGCACCCCGCTCCTTATCGGCGGGGCGACGACGAGCCGGGTGCACACGGCGGTGAAGATCGCCCCGCAGTACAGCGGGCTGACGGTGCACGTCCTGGACGCCTCGAGGAGCGTCGGGGTGGCCGCGCGCGCGGCGAGCGCCACCGAGCGCCCCAAACTGCACGCGGAGGTGCGCGCGCAGTACGCCGAGCTGCGGCGCCAGCACGAAAGGCGGCAGCTCGGGCGGCAGCTCATCCCCTTGGCGCAGGCGCGCGCGAACGCGCCGCGGCTGACCTACGCCCCGACCCCCCCCAGCTTTCTGGGCGTGCGCGCCTTCGACGACTACCCGCTCTCGGAGCTCGTCGCCTACATCGACTGGACGCCCTTTTTCCTCGCGTGGGAGCTCTCGGGGCGCTACCCCCACATCCTCGACGACCCCGTGGTCGGCGAGGCGGCGCGGCGGCTCTTCGAGGACGCGCAAACCACGCTTGGCGAGCTGGTGGCAGGTGAGAAGTTGCGGGCCCGCGGGGTGGTCGGCTTCTTCCCGGCAGCGCGCGTCGGCGACGACATCGAGCTCTACATGGACGAGCGCCGCACGGAGGTGCGCGCGGTGCTCCACACCCTGCGCCAACAGGGGGGCAAACGCGAGGGGCAGCCGAACCTCGCGCTCGCCGACTTCGTCGCGCCCAAAGGCGAGCGCGACTACGTGGGGGGGTTCGCGGTCGCCATCCACGGGGCGGAGGCGCTCGCCGCCGCCTACGAGCGTCAGCACGACGACTACAGCGCGATCTTGGTCAAAGCCCTCGCTGACCGGCTCGCCGAGGCGTTCGCCGAAAGGCTCCACGAGCGCGTCCGGCGCGAGCTGTGGGGGTACGCGCCGGACGAAGCGCTCACGAACGACGACCTCATCCGCGAGCGCTACCGCGGCATCCGCCCCGCCCCGGGCTACCCGGCGCAGCCCGACCACACTGAAAAGGCGACCCTCTTCGGGCTCTTGGACGCAGAAACCCTAGCGGGCGTGCGCCTCACCGAAAGCTTCGCCATGCACCCCGGCGCGGCCGTGTCGGGTCTCTACTTCGCCCACCCCGAGGCGCGCTACTTCGGCGTCGGCAAACTCGGGCGCGACCAGGTCGCGGACTACGCGGCGCGCAAGGGGGCGGCGCTGCGGGAGGTCGAGAGGTGGCTCGCGCCGAACCTCGCCTACGACCCGAGCGCCCCCCAAGAGGCCGAGCCGGAGGTCCTAGCGCCTACTCCCTAGCCCGGACGGGTTGCTGCGGCTTTGCTAACGGCAACCGCACGAGCGCCAAAAGCGCCGCGAGGAGGAAAAAGCCGCTGGTGACCACAAAGATGCTGCGGTAGGCGTCGTCGAAACTTAGCCCCCACCCCAAACGCGGCCCCCCGACGCGCACGAGCTCGACCACGGCCGCCCCCAAGAGCGGCGCGACGGTGCGCGAGGCCGAGACGATGGCGTTGTCGAGCCCGTAGACCACCCCTTCGGCGCCCGGCTCGGTGTAGCGGGCCAAAAGCGCCGCGATCGCCGGGGTCATCCCGCCGACCGCGACGCCCGTCAAGGCCTGCAACACCAAGAGCTGCCACACCTGCGTCACCAGGCTCTGCGGCAGGTAGAGCAGCGCCGCCGCCGAGGCGCAGAGGATGAGGATCCAGCGGTGCCCGAGCCGGTCGCCGAGGCGCCCCAGATAGATGGCGCTTACCGTCCCCGTCGCCGCCGCGACGCCCACGATAAGGCCGATGGTGGTGTTTGCCCCGCCCGCCGCGAGGGGGAGCGTGGCGATAAAGAGCGGCAGGATAGGGGTCAGCATGTTGCGGCCGAGCCAGTTGAGAAAGCTCAGGCTGTAGAGCGTCCCCACCTGCGGCGCGCGCAGGATGCGCCCCCAACCGCGGAGGACGCCGCTTCTAGCCTTTTTAGGGGGGCGCACGAAGGTTTCGCGCACCCCGAAGGTGACCAAGAGCCCGGAGAGCGCGAGCAGCGCGGCGGTCACTAGAAACGCCGTGCGGTAGCCAAAAGCGTCCGAGAGCAGCCCGCCGATAAAGGGGCCGATCGCGACGCCGCTCCCGAGCCCGAGCTGCAAAAGCCCCATGGCGTAGCCCACCCGTTCGCGGGGGGCGCTCGCGGCGACCAGCGCGTTGCCCGCCGAGACGGTGCCGGTCAAAAAGCCCTGCAGCGCCCGCAGCAGCACCAAGGCTTCGGCGTTCGGCACGAACGCCATCAGCGCGAGCGTCACGGCGCCGCTATAGGCCGCGCGCTCGACCATCGGTTTGCGCCCGACGCGGTCTGAGACCGCCCCCCAGATGGGCGAGGCGATGGTCATGGTGAGCGCCTGGGCGGAAAAGACGAGCGCCGCCAGAAGCTCGAGACTCAGCCCCGTGCTCGAGCCCAAAAACGCCACGTAGCGGGGCAGAAAGGGGAACATGATGGAGAACCCGACCGACGAGGTGAGCTGCGCGAAGACCATGATGTAGAGGGTGCGCTGCCACGACATAGAGCCGAGCATACCGCCGCAGCGCGCCCACGATGTCGCGCGCGAGCCCCTGCAGACTTAGGGGAATGGGCGGGGTGGGCGCGGAAAGCGCCCCGCCTGACGGCAGGGGGGCTCGGCGTTCGGTCGCCGCCCCCGAGAGCTGTGTACGTTTTGCGTACCAGCACACGCCGCCGCGCGGCGAGCCGCGCTATCCTAAAGGCCTAAACAACAAGGAGCGCCCCGACTCGTTGCGGGTAGTCGCAGTGCCGCGCTTCCGGTAGGCGCGCCGCTCGCGGCGCACCCCCAGCGGCGAGGGGCACACGACACGTCACCCTAGAGGAGGTCACGGTGAACTTTCGAGAGGTCGCGAGAACGGGTTTTGAGGCGTACCGCGCCCACCGCGCCGTACGCGGCGACCGGCGCGCGTACGGACCGCTCGGTCAAGCGAGGACGCGGGAGCAAGACGTCGTGTACCGGTTTAGGCGGCGCTTTCGCAGAACCCTGGAGCGTTAGCTGGCCGTCCTAGCTAGCGGCACCGCGAGGCTCGAGCGGGGGGCGCGTCGTCATCGCGCCCCCCGCTCAACGCTGCTTTCTGGCCCACGCCAAAAACCGCTGCACCTCGGGGTGCTCGAGGATCGCCTCTTTGGTGTTGAGCGTCAAACCGAGCTCGCGCTCCGAGAAGGTCTTATGCAGCTGACGGTGGCACAAGCGGCAGAGCATCAACCCGCGCCGCCGCATCTCCTCTTTGGAGAAGCGCCGCTGAAACGCCCCCTTGCGGTGGTTGCGCTTGGGGATGAGGTGGTGGAAGGTGAGCGGCTGCTCCCTGCCGCACAGCTCGCAGCGCGCCCCCCCTTCGCCCTGTTTCGGCGCTGGGCTCATGTCGGCGACGCGCTCACCTTAAAAAGCGCCAGTGAGCACGCACGTCCCGAGAGGGTACCGGCGATCATGCGCCGCGCTGCTGTAGGTCGCGCCGCAGCGCCCTAGAGGCGCGCGTCTAGCGTAGAGTGTCGCCATAGGCCAAGCCTACGCAAAGCCCTTAGGAGGCACGGTGAAGCTCAACCGCTTTTTACGAACCGCTCTCAAACTCTTTGTCCTCACCCGCGGCTTTCGCGCCGCGCGGCGCGGCGTCGGGCGCTACGGTGGGCGGCGCGTCCGCGGAGGGGTCGTGCAGCAGCTTATGCGGCGCCTCCTGAGGTAACGCACGCCGGCACTCTCGGTTGTAGGCGCCGCGACCGCGCGTAGAGCGCCGCCTGCACGCGGTCACGCCACCCCAACTTGCTGAGCACGCTGCTCGCGTGCGTCTTGACCGTTTTCTCGGCGACGCCAAGGCGGGCGGCGATGGCTTTGTTGACAAGCCCTTCGGCGAGCAGGCCGAGCACCTCGCGCGCGCGCAGCAGGGCGGCGCGCGCGAAAGCCGTGCCGAGCTGCCGCCCCACGGCCGTCAAGAAGGCGAGCGTCTGCGGGTCGAAGCGCTCGCTCCCGGGGGCGGCGAGGTTGAGGACGCCGACCGGCCCTACGCGGCCCAAGAGCGGGATGCTGGCGTGCAGCTCGAGCCCCGCCTTGTCCCCCGTGGCCGCCTCTAGACGGCTGCAGTGCACGATGTTGACCCCCGCGTCGAGCCGCCCCTCCCGAAACCGCCACTGGCAGTCGCAACCGCCGCGGCAGAGCGGGGCGCTGTTCTCCCTCGCCAAAGCGGGTGGGAGCCCCGTGGCGGCGGCCAGCGAAAAGCCCCCGCGGTGACGGTCGCCCTGCGAAACGCACGACAAAAAACCCACCCCGCGCTCAAACCGAGCAGCGCGACGAGCTCGCGGAGCGCTTCGGAGAGCGCCCGCTCAAAGTCCGGCTCCCGGTTGAGCACCTCGCCGATGGCGTTAAGGGTCGAGAGTTCGCCCAAGCGGCGCTCGAGGGGCATCTCTCTTACGGCCTCCATGTGGTGCAGTGTAGCGCCCCTAGATGCGCTTCTGGGTCGCTCGAAAGGTCACAGCTCCTCAAACGTCAGCCTGCTTGCGCCCCCTGGCCACGCGCCGCGTTATACCGGAAGATCTTGACGCGGTAGCCGCTGGGGTCCAGCACGAAAAACCCGTGAGGGCCCCCTGCATTGCGGTACGCCTCCCTCAGGTCGCGCTCGATGGGCACCCGAGGGCTCAGCTGGCGGTGCATCCGGTCACGGCCCCGAAGCTCCCCAGCTCGAGCCCCAGGTACCGCACCGCCGTAGGGTCTACCGCTTCATGGGTGCGGTCGAAACGCAGCACGAAACCGTCCGCGAAGGTTACCCACAGGTGCCCGGACGCGGCGTCGCAACGTGCCGGAAGCTCGAGCCACTCCAAGTAGAAGGTGCGCGCCGCCTCTAAGGCGCTTGCCTTAAGCGCAAGGTGCTGAAGCCGAGTCACCTCGTCTCTCCTCCACGCGCGGCTCGCCGCTCGGCCTGCGCGGTCGCCAGCTCATAGGCGCGGCGCAGCAAGGCGACCGCTCGCCCGACGTCTTCCGGCCTACGCAGATAGATGCTTACCCACCCACTTTCAGTCAGCACGTGGTGCGCCTGCGCTGCCCCACGGTCAGCGCCACTGGGCGCACGGGCTGGGCCCGTAACCGAGCTCGCCAAAAGCCCATCGCGCACCCGTTTGGGAAAGGGGATGTCGACCAGGTGCTCGCCGTGGTGGTACCCCAGCTCGCGCGTACCCAAGCGGTATGCGGTGCCACCGAAGCGGTGCGGGTGCGCCGTGACCCCTTTCCAACGGCTCACGGCGCTGTCGATGCGTTCGCTGCTTTTCACGCTGGCCCCTCCGATGGACGCAACATGGACGGGTGCTCGCCTGAGCGGGGCAGGATCAGGTGGCTGTCGCCGAACTCGTGCCACAAGTACCCCTCCCGCACCGCTTCGGCGTAGGCACCCCGCACCAGCGCCTGACCCGCAACGGCGTAGAGCATGGCGAGGTGGCTCGCTTTAGGGTCGTGAAAGCCGGTCAGAAGCCCATCCACAACGTTTACGGCGCGACCCGGATGGAGGTAGAGGCGCGTAAAGCCCCGCGCGGGCTTCATCGTGCCGTCCCAGGCCGACTCCAAAGCCCTCACCACGGTCGTACCCACGGCGATCACCCGCCCCCCCGCCGCCTTCGTTTCACGCACGGCGTCGGCGGTCTCCGGGGGCACCTCGAAGGGTTCGGGGGGCAGCGGGTGCCGAGCAGCCTTATACTCGGTGACCTCGAGGCTGCTTACGCCCGTGTGCAGCGTGATGCGCGCCACCCCGACCCCTCTGGCCGCCAAGCAGCGCAGCACCCGCTTGGAGAAGGGCCGCGCGGCCGAGGGCATCTCGGCGCTGCCGGGGGCGTCGGCGAAGAGGGTCTGATAGGTGGCGAGCGGGTACGCCCTCGCCACGTAGCCGTAGCGGATGGGGGCGCCGAGGCGCTGCATCGCCGCCCCTACGTCCCCGTCGAAGCGCACGAACCAGAGCCTAGGCAGACCGGGATAGGGGTGCACGAGGGTAGCGCGGAGCCCGCCGGCCGTCACCACGTCCCCTAGCGCCAGCGGCAGCGGTCCAGGTTCGGCGAAGCTCCAGCGCGGTTCGGCGAGCCACGTCTCAGCGTTTGGACCGCGGCCATAGCGCGTCGCGAGGTTCAGCACGAAGGAGCCGAAGCCCCCTTCCGCGGGGAGGCTCGCGGGCAAGGTGGCGCTACGGTTGACGACCAGCAGGTCGCCCGGCTCCAAGAAGTTGGCGAGGTTGGCGAAGCAGCTGCCGTGATGCCCCTCGGGGGTGCTGACGAGAAGGCGCACGGCGTCCCGGGGGACCCCCCTTTGCTCCGGCGGTTCGGTCGCCTGGAGGTGCTCCGGGCGCTCAAAGGTAAGGTCGCTTAAGGTGAGGCTCATACGGCCTCCCGAAGGGCTTTCTGGGCGCGCTCCGGCGAGGTCAGCGCCTCCGGGCGCCCCGGCGATGCCGGTAACCTTGAGGTCAGCGCCTCCGGGCGCCCCGGCGATGCCGGTAACCTTGAGGTCAGCGCCTCCGGGCGCCCCGGCTGGGCCGGCAACCTAAGCGTCCAGGTGTCCCCCTGCGCCAGAAAGCGTTCGCCGGAGACCGAAAGCGGGTCCTGCCCTAAGAGCCACGCCCAAAAGGGCAGCGTCACCTCGGGGAGCGGACGGCCCGAAATGTCCTCGCCGGGAAAGGCGCGCTCGTGCATCTGCGTGCGCATGTCGCCGGGGTCGACGCTCACCGCGCCCACGCCCCTGCCTCGCAGCTCCGCCGCGAGCGTGCGGGTCAGCAGGTCCAACGCCGCTTTCGCAGCGCCGTAGCCGCCCCACCCCGGATAACCGCCCACGGCCGCGTCCGACGAAAGGTTGATGATGAGGCCACCCCGCATAAGCCGCGGCAGCGCCTCCTGAATGAGCCCTAGGGGCGCACACACGTTCGTCTTGAAAACCGCCTCCAACGCCTCCAAAGGGTAGTGCGCCAGCTCCGGCAGCGGACTGGGGCCCAAGTCGGAGGCGTTGTTGATGAGCAGGTTTAGACCGCCGTGCGCCGCCCCCACCAGGGCGCGGCGGTGACGTGGGTCGTTCACATCGCCGGGGATGGCGGTGACGGGATGGCCGTGGCGCCGTACGTGCGCGGCGACCTCCGCTAAAGCTTCGGGGCCGCGCGCGGTCAGGACGAGCGCGTAACCCTGCGCGGCCAGAAACTCGGCCAAAGTCGCCCCCAAACCGCGGCTAGCGCCGGTGACGAGGGCAGTTTGGGTCGCCGCCTGGTGGGACGCTATCCCTGAGCCAGTAGTTACATTGTTCATAGGGGTCATGCGGTCTCGTCTCCTTTGACGTGTAGGTTGGACGTGTAGCTCTGACGCACAGGTTCTGCGCGACAGAGGGGCGGTAGCGCGCACACCCCCGCGGGCCCCCTGCGCTTCCCTGCGCAGCTCGTCAACGTGGAGGCGGGCGAGAAAGTACTCGAGCATGACGTGACAGGTAGCTCACACCAGCGGATCTTTCTGCGGCTGCAAAGCGTTGACGCGCACGCTACCTGTCATCACCTCCTCAATGCACCAGCGGCCGCCGCTTCCCGGTTACGGGCCCAGCCCCGGAGTGCTTCGCGCTACTCGTGGTGCTGAGTGCCGACCCGCTGCCTCGCCTTAGCCTTCAGGTTAGGGGCGCTGCCGCCCCGAGGCATCGGTCCAAAGACCTAGAGGTGTGTAGAGGTGTGTTGCCCCTAAGAAACGCTTGAGAACCGCTCGACGTCAGGTGCTACCGGCCCCGCCCAAAAGCGACGCCGCACGCTATCTGCGCTTCGGGTGCATCTGCTAAGCTTCGGCATGAAAGGGGGAGCGTGTGGCCACCATTATCTTTCGCCGGGTCGTGCAGGACGCCGTGGAGTTTGGTAGCGACGACGAGCGTTCGGTCTCGAGGGTCTACTTCGACCTCGAGGCGGACGGCGAAACCCACAAAGACCTCTACGTGAACGTCGAGGAACCCGCCCACGGCACGCACCAGACCGACGAGATCACCGTCGGGGCACTGGCCTTTCACGGCGAACCGGTCAAGCTCGACCGGCAGGCGTTCGAGGCGGCGGTCAAAAGCTACTACCAGAGCCTGGTGGCCTCGGCAGGTTACGGCAAGCACCTCGCCAAGGACAAGGGCTTTCGCACCCACGGCGACGAGTTGGGCCGCACCCAGGTCGTCGAGCTTTAAAGAGACCGCGCGCCGAGGTGCAGGCTTCGGCGCGCTTTTTTGGGGTGCCGCACGCCCACACGCTCACTCGCCATGAAGGAGGCGCGATGCACTACCACAGGCTTGGCAAAACGGGCTGGCAGGTCTCCGCGATCAGCTTCGGGGCTTGGGCCATCGGGGCGGATTGGGGTGAGGTCGCCGAAGAGGACGCCATGGCGGCGCTGCACCGCGCGGTCGACGAGGGGATCAACTTTTTCGACACCGCCGACGTCTACGGCGACGGGCGCAGCGAGCGCCTCTTGGCCCGCCTCAAACGCGAACGGGGCGACGGGGAGCTCTACATCGCCACCAAAGCGGGGCGGCGCCTGCATCCTCACACCGCGGACGGTTACACGAAGGAGAACCTGCGGGGGTTTATCGAGCGGAGCCTTCAAAACCTGGAGACCGACGCGCTCGACCTCGTGCAGCTTCACTGCCCGCCGACCGAGGTGTACTACCGCCCGGAGGTCTTCGGGGCGCTCGACGAGCTAAAGCGTGAGGGGCTGATCCGGCACTACGGCGTCTCGGTTGAAAAGGTCGAGGAGGCGCTGAAAGCCATCCTCTACCCCGGTGTGGCCACGGTGCAGATCATCTTCAACGTCTTTCGCCAGCGCCCCGCCGAGCTGTTTTTCCGCGAGGCGCAAGCGAGAGACGTCGGCGTCCTCGCGCGCGTGCCCTTGGCGAGCGGGCT
This window contains:
- a CDS encoding methylenetetrahydrofolate reductase; the protein is MSYLQPDYTPRVSIELVARSLEGLAAELETIRARFPFVDTVNIPDLTRFALRSTDACAAAQRCVRRAIPHLRAVATDLKDLRPLLRHLDEAELHEVLVVAGDPPADMRYAVYPTSSVQLIRAIKAALPHVTVYAALDPYRQSFVRERDYALEKLEAGASGLFTQPFFDLRLMHVYRELLPGVTLYWGVTTVTTARSLGYWQTRNRAIFPADFAPTLAWSRDFAARALEFARQTRSNLYFMPIKSRLEDFLGGVLTPQRLGVGAV
- the metH gene encoding methionine synthase, yielding MKRKASAAALQEALKRRVLVLDGAMGTMIQRHNLTEADFRGARFRNHDRPLRGANDLLTLTQPELIEGIHRAYLEAGADIIETNTFSATRVGMSEYGVDEVLYELNVQAARLARRAADALSTPDKPRFVAGALGPTNRTASMSPDVNNPGFRAVDFDTLVASYYEQVRGLLEGGADIILIETVFDTLNCKAALFAAESVFEDVGVQLPLMVSGTITDASGRTLSGQTLEAFLISVSHAPLLSVGLNCALGPKELGPYVAELSRLTGLYTSVYPNAGLPNAFGGYDETPASMQRTMAAWLNEGWVNLIGGCCGTTPEHIAAFAEAAAGVPPRVPPELPPLSAFAGLEPLVLRSDSNFVNVGERTNVTGSKKFLRLIREERFDEALSVAREQVEGGAQIIDVNMDEAMLDAERAMVRFLNLVAAEPDIARVPVMLDASKFEVLESGLKRLQGKGIVNSLSLKEGEAVFREQAARVRRYGAAVVVMAFDERGQADTFERRIEICARAYRILVHEVGFPPQDIIFDPNIFPVATGIEGHNRYALDFFRATRWIKEHLPGALVSGGVSNVSFSFRGNTRVREAMHAAFLYHARQAGMDMGIVNPAMLEVYEQIPKDLLEHVEDVLLDRRPDATERLLAFAASVKGGDQKGAKDEAWRAQGVEKRLEHALVKGVTDFIEADTEEARQRLGSPLAVIEGPLMAGMNVVGDLFGSGKMFLPQVVKSARVMKRAVAYLTPYLEAEKAGERTSAGKVLLATVKGDVHDIGKNIVGVVLACNGFEVLDLGVMVPTEKILETAERENVDVIGLSGLITPSLDEMVEVARALERRGSRTPLLIGGATTSRVHTAVKIAPQYSGLTVHVLDASRSVGVAARAASATERPKLHAEVRAQYAELRRQHERRQLGRQLIPLAQARANAPRLTYAPTPPSFLGVRAFDDYPLSELVAYIDWTPFFLAWELSGRYPHILDDPVVGEAARRLFEDAQTTLGELVAGEKLRARGVVGFFPAARVGDDIELYMDERRTEVRAVLHTLRQQGGKREGQPNLALADFVAPKGERDYVGGFAVAIHGAEALAAAYERQHDDYSAILVKALADRLAEAFAERLHERVRRELWGYAPDEALTNDDLIRERYRGIRPAPGYPAQPDHTEKATLFGLLDAETLAGVRLTESFAMHPGAAVSGLYFAHPEARYFGVGKLGRDQVADYAARKGAALREVERWLAPNLAYDPSAPQEAEPEVLAPTP
- a CDS encoding MFS transporter, with the translated sequence MSWQRTLYIMVFAQLTSSVGFSIMFPFLPRYVAFLGSSTGLSLELLAALVFSAQALTMTIASPIWGAVSDRVGRKPMVERAAYSGAVTLALMAFVPNAEALVLLRALQGFLTGTVSAGNALVAASAPRERVGYAMGLLQLGLGSGVAIGPFIGGLLSDAFGYRTAFLVTAALLALSGLLVTFGVRETFVRPPKKARSGVLRGWGRILRAPQVGTLYSLSFLNWLGRNMLTPILPLFIATLPLAAGGANTTIGLIVGVAAATGTVSAIYLGRLGDRLGHRWILILCASAAALLYLPQSLVTQVWQLLVLQALTGVAVGGMTPAIAALLARYTEPGAEGVVYGLDNAIVSASRTVAPLLGAAVVELVRVGGPRLGWGLSFDDAYRSIFVVTSGFFLLAALLALVRLPLAKPQQPVRARE
- a CDS encoding response regulator transcription factor; translation: MGFLSCVSQGDRHRGGFSLAAATGLPPALARENSAPLCRGGCDCQWRFREGRLDAGVNIVHCSRLEAATGDKAGLELHASIPLLGRVGPVGVLNLAAPGSERFDPQTLAFLTAVGRQLGTAFARAALLRAREVLGLLAEGLVNKAIAARLGVAEKTVKTHASSVLSKLGWRDRVQAALYARSRRLQPRVPACVTSGGAA
- a CDS encoding VOC family protein, encoding MTRLQHLALKASALEAARTFYLEWLELPARCDAASGHLWVTFADGFVLRFDRTHEAVDPTAVRYLGLELGSFGAVTGCTAS
- a CDS encoding luciferase family protein is translated as MKSSERIDSAVSRWKGVTAHPHRFGGTAYRLGTRELGYHHGEHLVDIPFPKRVRDGLLASSVTGPARAPSGADRGAAQAHHVLTESGWVSIYLRRPEDVGRAVALLRRAYELATAQAERRAARGGETR
- a CDS encoding S-adenosylmethionine:tRNA ribosyltransferase-isomerase, producing the protein MSLTLSDLTFERPEHLQATEPPEQRGVPRDAVRLLVSTPEGHHGSCFANLANFLEPGDLLVVNRSATLPASLPAEGGFGSFVLNLATRYGRGPNAETWLAEPRWSFAEPGPLPLALGDVVTAGGLRATLVHPYPGLPRLWFVRFDGDVGAAMQRLGAPIRYGYVARAYPLATYQTLFADAPGSAEMPSAARPFSKRVLRCLAARGVGVARITLHTGVSSLEVTEYKAARHPLPPEPFEVPPETADAVRETKAAGGRVIAVGTTVVRALESAWDGTMKPARGFTRLYLHPGRAVNVVDGLLTGFHDPKASHLAMLYAVAGQALVRGAYAEAVREGYLWHEFGDSHLILPRSGEHPSMLRPSEGPA
- a CDS encoding SDR family oxidoreductase; translated protein: MLEYFLARLHVDELRREAQGARGGVRATAPLSRRTCASELHVQPTRQRRRDRMTPMNNVTTGSGIASHQAATQTALVTGASRGLGATLAEFLAAQGYALVLTARGPEALAEVAAHVRRHGHPVTAIPGDVNDPRHRRALVGAAHGGLNLLINNASDLGPSPLPELAHYPLEALEAVFKTNVCAPLGLIQEALPRLMRGGLIINLSSDAAVGGYPGWGGYGAAKAALDLLTRTLAAELRGRGVGAVSVDPGDMRTQMHERAFPGEDISGRPLPEVTLPFWAWLLGQDPLSVSGERFLAQGDTWTLRLPAQPGRPEALTSRLPASPGRPEALTSRLPASPGRPEALTSPERAQKALREAV